In [Leptolyngbya] sp. PCC 7376, a genomic segment contains:
- a CDS encoding alr0857 family protein — MLKLIYTDESFRLERLTQSVETWMKDRAVFALRTTQNFYMEPSSASFLVLRDLPLLVELVQLKQDCDDILDIAICDAEYSEVSLKGHWVTNDEGDCSGTFICMLGDRAELLLETVWQVSQDSTPVREE, encoded by the coding sequence ATGTTGAAGTTGATCTACACCGATGAAAGCTTTCGTTTAGAGCGGTTAACCCAGTCCGTAGAAACTTGGATGAAAGACCGTGCTGTTTTTGCATTGCGCACCACCCAAAATTTCTACATGGAACCCAGTAGTGCCTCTTTTCTCGTGTTGAGAGATTTGCCCTTATTGGTGGAATTAGTTCAACTCAAGCAGGACTGTGACGATATTCTCGACATTGCCATCTGCGATGCTGAATATTCTGAGGTCAGTCTCAAAGGACATTGGGTCACTAATGATGAAGGCGATTGCAGCGGTACATTCATTTGTATGCTCGGCGATCGCGCGGAATTGTTACTCGAAACCGTTTGGCAAGTGAGTCAGGATTCTACCCCTGTCCGAGAAGAATGA
- a CDS encoding ribbon-helix-helix domain-containing protein — MRTATQVRTSTTDMEVTSIRLERTLKEKLKELSGSQGYQSLIRDILWNYVNQKSGDYRPKFAPTDIRATFPAIAQKDESCVLTGKLIQAGDEMHLGFTIHGDLVPLSQLP, encoded by the coding sequence ATGAGAACTGCAACACAGGTCAGAACTTCAACCACGGATATGGAAGTGACGAGTATTCGTCTGGAGCGCACCCTGAAGGAAAAACTCAAGGAGCTATCAGGTAGCCAAGGTTATCAGTCCCTCATTCGTGACATCCTCTGGAACTATGTTAACCAAAAGTCTGGAGATTATCGCCCTAAATTTGCGCCCACTGACATTCGCGCGACGTTTCCGGCGATCGCCCAGAAGGATGAAAGCTGTGTTTTAACAGGCAAACTCATCCAAGCAGGCGACGAGATGCATCTCGGTTTTACAATCCATGGTGATTTAGTGCCCCTCAGTCAACTTCCTTAA
- a CDS encoding alpha/beta hydrolase, whose product MNSTTVQRPFKQVLLKWLLVGLSGISGIYFALCIFLLVWQNRIIFKPTKTLENFPQTYELDHHELWLPVKNGVEIHGWWLPSQANDNGKALLFLHGNSYNVGENLFHAKRFVDMGFSVLLMDYRGYGLSGGRFPRESNVYEDAQVMYDYLVKEQQFTADQIFVYGHSLGGAIAIELVRNNPAAGLIAEGTFTSMSDMATYSGQYSFMPVDFLLHQRFESLSKIPEVTIPTLFIHGLEDDVIPAEMGETLYESAIAPKQLYLVPDAGHNDLAETAGQSYDDAILTFKQFALSQTSTALTP is encoded by the coding sequence ATGAACAGCACGACAGTCCAACGTCCTTTCAAACAAGTTCTTCTGAAATGGCTGCTAGTGGGATTGAGCGGCATTTCCGGCATTTATTTTGCCCTCTGTATTTTTTTACTAGTGTGGCAAAATCGCATTATTTTCAAACCAACGAAAACCCTCGAAAATTTTCCGCAAACCTACGAACTCGACCATCATGAATTATGGCTACCCGTAAAAAATGGTGTCGAAATTCATGGTTGGTGGCTACCATCACAGGCAAATGATAACGGCAAAGCACTGCTGTTTTTGCATGGCAATAGTTATAACGTTGGGGAAAATCTGTTCCATGCAAAACGCTTCGTGGACATGGGATTTTCAGTATTATTGATGGACTATCGAGGCTATGGTCTCAGCGGTGGCAGATTTCCACGCGAAAGTAATGTCTACGAAGATGCCCAAGTCATGTACGACTATTTGGTGAAAGAACAGCAGTTTACTGCTGACCAAATTTTTGTCTATGGTCATTCCCTCGGTGGGGCGATCGCCATCGAACTTGTGAGAAATAATCCGGCGGCTGGCTTGATTGCAGAGGGAACCTTTACCTCAATGTCAGACATGGCCACCTATTCCGGTCAGTATTCATTTATGCCTGTGGATTTTTTGCTGCACCAACGTTTTGAATCTCTGAGCAAAATTCCAGAGGTCACCATTCCCACGCTATTCATTCATGGCCTTGAAGATGATGTGATTCCAGCTGAAATGGGTGAAACACTCTATGAATCGGCGATCGCCCCGAAGCAGTTATATCTTGTGCCGGATGCTGGCCATAATGATTTGGCGGAAACTGCTGGTCAATCCTATGACGATGCCATTCTCACCTTTAAACAATTTGCTCTTTCCCAAACATCCACTGCTTTAACACCATAA
- the sipA gene encoding regulatory protein SipA, whose amino-acid sequence MSDFPAGSKVKVTQMPPYLKTADPMPMLRPADLIALGDEGVVCDRRPGDYWAIKFERGSFLLEEKYFALIEDDATETMKHT is encoded by the coding sequence ATGAGTGATTTTCCTGCTGGCTCAAAAGTGAAAGTGACCCAGATGCCGCCCTATCTGAAAACAGCCGACCCAATGCCGATGTTGCGGCCTGCGGATTTAATTGCGTTGGGAGATGAAGGGGTTGTGTGCGATCGCCGACCGGGAGATTACTGGGCGATTAAATTTGAGCGAGGTTCATTTTTGCTCGAAGAAAAGTATTTTGCCCTAATCGAAGATGATGCAACCGAAACAATGAAACACACATGA
- a CDS encoding nucleotidyltransferase domain-containing protein → MNLEEKRAIVKITTQKLKEYLQDLYQDNLDRVILFGSQARGDAKFYSDIDVAIVLKNDFDFDAEIEKTSQFVADLCLDYDVLINRLFMSTGYYHTHQSALTRNLQQEGILL, encoded by the coding sequence ATGAATCTAGAAGAAAAGCGGGCGATCGTTAAGATCACTACCCAGAAGCTAAAAGAATATCTGCAAGATCTTTATCAAGACAACCTCGATAGGGTGATTTTGTTCGGCTCTCAAGCGAGGGGCGACGCTAAGTTTTATTCAGATATTGACGTGGCCATTGTTTTAAAAAATGACTTTGACTTTGATGCTGAAATTGAGAAAACTAGTCAATTTGTAGCGGATTTATGCCTTGATTATGATGTTTTGATCAATCGTCTTTTCATGAGTACTGGTTACTATCACACCCATCAAAGTGCGCTAACTCGTAATCTTCAACAAGAAGGTATTTTATTGTGA
- a CDS encoding DUF262 domain-containing protein, giving the protein MKIEANDKEIRDIFSLGYFKIPRFQRPYSWEEDQVRSFWNDIIQEDNDQYFIGSMVVYQDKKPYFGIVDGQQRLTTITLIFSAIRNLFLVLEEENLAKGIHLFIEKPNIDNEEEFILNSETSFPYLHDYIQSYKGSNIECNVGAEEKNLKEAFEFITEKLKELLPQSIKESVVSNSILFDIDKNSAVEKLKDLRNRILSLKLVFIQLDNEDDAYLIFETLNARGRDLTTADLVKNHLLKKLKSNSASLDSAKQIWNEVILRKFDDADKRDSLNPFLYHFWLSSKSYTTEKKLFPALKEVTRTKEDAQTILYELQAATDLYLSIISPSNHLWRPEEAQVRKSLEALKLFNVKQQLPMILSLIKSHKEGRMRLKRLSKLLSKIEFFHFVFNAVTSQRSSGAISTHYSKHAILLNNAQDNTEVQTTIDSLLSGLERKLPSYSEFESSFIELNYTSRKSKSKSVIQYSLQKLLGDYSNGLAVDYGGMSIEHLVPEVQINENIDEEYIGNIGNLILIDKKTNNEELSDNYFEVKKKILIEKRYPLDSILIESKVWNSETINKRAKLLAKKLFENNKFK; this is encoded by the coding sequence ATGAAAATTGAAGCAAATGATAAAGAAATAAGAGATATCTTTTCATTAGGATATTTTAAAATACCAAGATTTCAAAGGCCTTATTCTTGGGAAGAAGATCAGGTAAGAAGCTTCTGGAATGACATAATACAGGAAGATAACGATCAATATTTTATTGGCTCAATGGTTGTCTATCAAGATAAGAAACCCTATTTTGGTATTGTTGATGGACAGCAAAGATTAACAACTATTACTCTAATATTTTCGGCAATAAGAAACTTGTTCCTTGTGTTAGAAGAAGAGAATTTAGCAAAAGGAATTCATCTTTTTATTGAAAAACCCAATATTGATAATGAAGAAGAGTTTATTCTGAATTCAGAAACATCATTCCCATATCTTCATGACTATATACAAAGCTATAAAGGGTCAAATATTGAATGTAATGTTGGGGCTGAAGAGAAGAATTTAAAGGAAGCATTTGAGTTTATTACTGAGAAATTAAAGGAATTGCTGCCACAATCCATTAAAGAGTCAGTAGTAAGTAATTCAATTCTCTTTGATATAGATAAAAATAGCGCGGTTGAAAAGCTTAAAGATCTTAGAAATAGAATTCTTTCGTTGAAATTAGTGTTTATTCAGCTAGATAATGAAGATGACGCTTACTTGATCTTCGAAACTTTAAATGCCCGTGGAAGAGATCTGACAACTGCTGATTTGGTTAAAAATCATTTACTTAAAAAACTCAAATCAAATAGTGCTTCTTTAGATTCAGCGAAACAAATATGGAACGAAGTAATACTCAGAAAGTTTGATGATGCCGACAAACGTGATTCGTTAAATCCATTTTTATATCATTTTTGGCTATCTAGTAAATCATATACAACTGAAAAGAAGTTGTTTCCTGCTCTTAAAGAAGTTACACGGACAAAAGAAGATGCTCAAACTATTCTTTATGAATTACAGGCAGCTACAGATTTATATTTAAGCATAATCTCTCCTAGTAATCACTTATGGCGTCCAGAAGAAGCCCAGGTGCGGAAGTCTTTAGAAGCATTGAAATTGTTTAATGTCAAACAGCAGCTTCCAATGATTTTATCTTTGATCAAATCTCATAAAGAGGGGAGGATGAGGCTTAAAAGACTCTCTAAGCTTTTATCAAAAATAGAGTTTTTTCACTTTGTTTTTAATGCTGTAACATCTCAACGGTCTTCTGGTGCAATTTCAACACACTACTCAAAGCATGCCATATTACTCAATAATGCTCAAGATAATACTGAAGTTCAGACTACAATCGATAGTCTGTTATCTGGTTTGGAAAGAAAATTACCAAGCTATAGTGAGTTTGAGTCTAGTTTTATAGAACTTAACTACACTTCTAGAAAATCGAAGAGTAAGTCTGTAATTCAATATTCACTACAAAAGTTGCTAGGAGATTATTCCAATGGCTTAGCTGTAGATTACGGCGGTATGAGTATTGAACATCTAGTACCAGAAGTACAAATCAATGAAAATATAGATGAAGAATATATAGGCAATATTGGCAATCTAATCCTCATTGATAAAAAAACAAATAATGAAGAGCTTTCTGATAATTACTTTGAAGTCAAAAAGAAAATTTTGATAGAGAAAAGATATCCATTAGACTCAATTCTAATTGAAAGCAAAGTTTGGAATTCAGAAACAATTAATAAGAGAGCTAAGCTGTTGGCAAAAAAACTTTTTGAAAACAACAAGTTTAAATAG
- a CDS encoding DUF2283 domain-containing protein, whose product MRYDKMGDILYFDTCAPYLEQETEELENEIIARMNPASGEIENLEILFFSRRSEQMNLRELLIQADF is encoded by the coding sequence ATGAGATATGACAAGATGGGAGATATTTTATATTTTGATACTTGTGCTCCCTATCTAGAGCAAGAAACTGAAGAATTAGAAAATGAGATTATTGCTCGGATGAATCCAGCTTCTGGAGAAATTGAGAATCTCGAAATTTTATTTTTTTCTCGCCGTTCTGAGCAAATGAATCTCCGGGAATTACTAATTCAAGCTGATTTTTAA
- the mutS gene encoding DNA mismatch repair protein MutS — protein sequence MPASNRKPIADEIPNADYRKLPDRNLLTPMMQHYTQVKDKYPNAILLYRVGDFFECFFLDAITVSRELELVCTSKESGKGIGRVPMTGVPHHALERYSTQLVEKGYGVVICDQVEDAATAHAEKRMVRREVQKVLTPGTLTDDGMLRARQNNYLAAVVMAGKHWGLAYADISTGEFCTTQASDLEALTIELLRLQPSEILYPTDAPDLQTLMRPGDRQKLLKQHLPECLPSDFCYALRSPREFDINEAKPKLLMTFQRSSLEGMGCEKLPLAVRAAGGLLSYVEETQQAYKVPFETLKTYSINEFLQLDHQTRRNLEITQTIRDGSLYGSLLWALDVTNTNMGGRALRRWLLQPLLDPEAIAERFDTIEELVENTNLRQDVRHVLKQIYDLERIAGRIGSGSANARDLYALAESLTKLSYLAEIVEDAKSPYLQAVQNFPPDLDKLGKHVLTYLVDSPPIHIKDGGIIRDGVDEELDHLRRSQVEDREWLANLEITERERTGVSKLKVGYNKTFGYYISMPRSQSAQAPEEYLRKQTLSNEERYITPELKERESRILTAKDDICKLEYEIFTELRGTVAEHTDTIRAAAGAIAAIDVLAAFVETAVYQDYCRPVIGSTKNLEIEQGRHPVVEKSLGMGLFVSNSTNLGKAKNIKNPDLIILTGPNASGKSCYLRQTGLIQLMAQVGSFIPAKSATIPICDRIFTRVGAVDDLATGQSTFMVEMNETANILNHATEKSLILLDEIGRGTATFDGLSIAWAVAEHIATEVKAKTIFATHYHELNELSSILLNVSNFQVTVKELPEEIIFLHKVQPGGADKSYGIEAGRLAGLPTSVITRAKQVMTQIEKHSKIAVGLRKGVRTKEKMASNGKYDVNKASEQLDIFNF from the coding sequence ATGCCTGCATCCAACCGCAAACCCATCGCAGACGAGATTCCTAACGCTGATTATCGCAAGCTCCCAGACCGGAATCTTCTGACCCCGATGATGCAGCATTACACGCAGGTGAAGGATAAGTACCCTAATGCGATTTTGTTGTATCGGGTAGGGGACTTTTTTGAGTGCTTTTTCCTTGATGCCATCACGGTGTCGCGGGAATTAGAGCTGGTTTGCACGAGTAAGGAATCGGGGAAAGGGATTGGTCGGGTACCAATGACAGGTGTGCCTCATCATGCATTGGAGCGTTACAGTACCCAGCTGGTGGAAAAGGGTTATGGTGTTGTCATTTGTGATCAGGTAGAGGATGCAGCCACGGCCCACGCGGAAAAACGGATGGTGCGCCGGGAAGTTCAAAAGGTTTTAACGCCGGGGACTCTAACCGACGATGGGATGCTGCGGGCACGGCAAAATAATTATCTGGCGGCGGTGGTAATGGCAGGAAAGCATTGGGGTTTAGCCTATGCGGATATTTCGACCGGGGAATTTTGTACCACCCAAGCCAGTGATCTCGAAGCGTTAACCATTGAGCTTTTGCGTCTGCAACCTTCAGAGATTTTGTATCCCACTGATGCGCCCGACCTGCAAACTTTAATGCGTCCCGGCGATCGCCAAAAACTTTTAAAACAACATCTGCCGGAATGCCTGCCATCGGATTTTTGTTATGCCCTGCGATCGCCCAGGGAATTCGATATTAATGAAGCGAAACCGAAATTATTGATGACCTTCCAGCGATCTTCGTTGGAGGGGATGGGCTGCGAAAAATTGCCGTTGGCGGTGCGGGCTGCGGGGGGACTTTTGTCCTATGTGGAGGAAACGCAGCAAGCTTATAAGGTTCCCTTTGAAACGCTGAAAACCTATAGCATTAACGAATTTTTGCAGTTAGATCATCAGACCCGCCGTAATCTCGAAATCACTCAAACCATCCGCGACGGCAGTCTTTATGGCTCTTTGCTGTGGGCGTTGGATGTCACTAATACCAATATGGGTGGCCGGGCTTTGCGGCGTTGGCTATTGCAACCATTGCTCGATCCAGAAGCAATCGCCGAGCGTTTTGACACCATCGAGGAGCTGGTCGAAAACACTAATTTACGGCAAGATGTGCGCCATGTTTTAAAGCAAATTTATGACCTTGAGCGCATTGCGGGGCGGATTGGGTCTGGTAGCGCCAATGCCCGTGACTTATACGCTTTAGCCGAATCCCTCACAAAATTATCTTACCTTGCCGAGATTGTGGAGGATGCCAAGTCTCCCTATTTGCAAGCCGTTCAGAATTTCCCGCCCGACCTCGATAAATTGGGCAAACATGTTCTGACTTATTTAGTCGATTCACCGCCGATCCATATTAAAGATGGAGGCATCATTCGCGATGGAGTAGATGAGGAGCTAGATCATTTGCGTCGTAGCCAAGTGGAAGACCGGGAATGGCTGGCAAATCTGGAAATTACGGAGCGAGAACGGACAGGAGTCTCGAAGCTGAAAGTCGGTTATAACAAGACCTTTGGCTATTACATTAGTATGCCGCGATCGCAGTCGGCACAGGCTCCCGAGGAATATCTGCGTAAACAAACCCTCAGCAATGAAGAACGCTATATCACCCCAGAATTGAAGGAGCGGGAAAGCCGGATTCTCACGGCAAAGGATGATATCTGCAAGCTGGAATACGAGATTTTTACAGAGTTGCGGGGCACAGTCGCCGAACATACCGATACTATCCGAGCCGCTGCGGGGGCGATCGCCGCGATTGATGTATTGGCTGCCTTTGTCGAAACTGCTGTATACCAAGATTATTGCCGTCCAGTCATTGGCTCCACGAAAAACCTAGAGATTGAACAAGGCCGTCATCCCGTCGTCGAAAAATCCTTAGGCATGGGCTTATTTGTCTCCAATTCCACGAATCTCGGTAAAGCAAAAAATATCAAAAATCCCGATTTAATTATCCTCACAGGCCCCAATGCCAGCGGTAAAAGTTGTTATCTGCGCCAAACCGGATTAATTCAGCTCATGGCACAGGTGGGGAGTTTTATTCCCGCTAAATCTGCAACTATTCCGATCTGCGATCGCATCTTTACGCGGGTGGGTGCAGTGGATGATCTAGCAACGGGTCAATCCACATTTATGGTGGAGATGAATGAAACCGCGAATATCCTTAATCACGCCACCGAAAAATCCCTAATTCTGCTCGATGAAATTGGCCGAGGAACGGCAACTTTCGATGGACTGTCTATTGCTTGGGCTGTCGCAGAACATATTGCCACTGAAGTAAAAGCAAAAACAATATTTGCAACCCACTACCACGAACTAAATGAACTTTCTTCTATCCTTTTAAACGTCTCCAATTTCCAAGTAACAGTAAAAGAACTCCCCGAAGAAATTATCTTTTTACATAAAGTGCAACCCGGTGGCGCAGACAAATCCTATGGCATTGAAGCAGGACGTTTAGCTGGCCTACCAACGAGCGTAATCACCCGTGCCAAACAAGTCATGACTCAAATCGAAAAGCACAGTAAAATCGCAGTCGGATTACGCAAAGGCGTTCGCACCAAAGAAAAGATGGCAAGTAATGGAAAATACGATGTCAATAAAGCGTCAGAACAACTAGATATTTTCAACTTTTAA
- a CDS encoding helix-turn-helix domain-containing protein → MSSNSEWTLEKLEELIKNQVQESLTLDYKDSRSLGSSNGKKNEISKDVSAFANSAGGTIIYGIQEENHLPKCIDEGVDPDEISKEWLEQVINSRIQRKIDNIHIYPIIISSNPDRVIYVVDIPQSSRAPHQANDKRFYKRYNFQSLPMEEYEIRDVSSREKTPRLVLSSHVENTKHLLQPHRIISHQKSIAIVDLRLNVINKSFEPASYAYVQIFGIAE, encoded by the coding sequence ATGTCATCAAACTCTGAATGGACACTAGAAAAACTAGAAGAGTTAATCAAAAACCAAGTCCAAGAATCACTAACTTTAGACTATAAAGATTCTAGATCTCTTGGAAGCAGTAATGGGAAGAAGAATGAGATCAGCAAAGATGTTTCAGCCTTCGCCAACTCTGCTGGTGGAACTATCATCTATGGAATCCAAGAAGAAAATCATTTACCCAAATGTATTGATGAAGGTGTTGATCCTGATGAAATATCAAAGGAGTGGCTAGAACAAGTAATTAATTCAAGAATCCAAAGGAAAATCGATAATATTCATATTTATCCAATCATTATTTCATCTAATCCAGATAGAGTTATTTATGTTGTAGATATTCCGCAAAGTTCACGCGCTCCTCATCAAGCTAATGATAAGAGATTTTATAAAAGATATAATTTCCAGTCCCTACCAATGGAAGAGTATGAGATCCGTGATGTTAGTAGTAGAGAAAAAACTCCAAGACTAGTTCTTTCCTCTCACGTGGAAAATACGAAGCATTTGTTACAACCTCATAGAATAATAAGCCACCAGAAATCGATTGCTATTGTTGACTTGAGATTGAATGTGATTAATAAATCATTTGAGCCAGCATCATATGCTTACGTTCAAATTTTTGGCATTGCAGAATAG
- a CDS encoding IS1 family transposase (programmed frameshift), which translates to MECPECQSTHIRKNGKKKGKQNHICVDCGRQFIDHYSQLGYSNAFKRECLKMYVNGMGFRAIERVKGVHHTTVITWVKQVGALLPDAYEPEEMPQVGELDELQTFVGAKKNKVWLWTAVDHFQPGILAWTIGDRSAETFKPLWAIVSLWRCFFYVTDGWKVYPIFVPDGDQIVSKTYMTRVEGENTRLRHYLARLHRKTLCYSKSVEMLEHSIRLLIHYLKFWDVPIPRPS; encoded by the exons ATGGAATGTCCAGAATGCCAATCTACTCATATCCGTAAGAACGGAAAGAAAAAAGGCAAACAGAATCACATCTGTGTAGATTGCGGTCGTCAGTTTATCGACCACTATAGTCAGCTCGGCTACTCAAATGCCTTCAAACGTGAATGCCTCAAAATGTATGTCAACGGTATGGGCTTTCGAGCCATTGAACGGGTGAAAGGAGTGCACCACACTACCGTCATCACTTGGGTCAAACAAGTCGGTGCATTGCTGCCTGATGCTTATGAACCGGAAGAGATGCCTCAGGTCGGGGAACTCGATGAACTTCAAACATTCGTCGGTGCTA AAAAAAACAAGGTCTGGCTCTGGACAGCAGTAGACCACTTTCAACCAGGTATTCTTGCTTGGACTATTGGTGACAGAAGTGCAGAGACATTCAAGCCACTATGGGCAATCGTTAGTCTCTGGAGATGCTTCTTTTACGTCACAGATGGCTGGAAAGTTTATCCCATCTTTGTACCCGATGGGGACCAGATTGTCAGTAAGACCTATATGACTCGAGTCGAAGGAGAGAACACTCGATTGCGGCATTATCTCGCTCGACTCCATCGAAAGACCTTATGTTATTCAAAGTCTGTGGAAATGTTAGAGCATTCGATTCGATTGCTGATTCACTATCTCAAGTTCTGGGATGTTCCTATCCCTCGACCCTCATAG
- a CDS encoding dienelactone hydrolase family protein encodes MSLRRFFYGFLVAAIAILCWTFNANAQITTKVLDYEIAGEPFEGYVARNEGFGDEQPIVMLIHDWNGLGTYEQKRAEMLATQGYTVFAADLYGKELRPTNVEESRAASGKLYGDRPLMQERLFAGLEVAKELEGVDPEKVAVMGYCFGGSAILELARTGADLDGFISFHGGLVLPEGQDYSKTTGEVLVLHGTADPVSGMDEVTALAKDLTEANVSYSMELYGNVLHSFTPWGSKDYNAKADTQSWDELLTFLDRIF; translated from the coding sequence ATGAGTTTGCGACGTTTTTTCTATGGTTTTCTCGTGGCGGCGATCGCCATTCTCTGTTGGACATTTAACGCTAATGCTCAAATCACAACTAAAGTTTTGGACTACGAAATCGCCGGAGAACCATTTGAAGGCTATGTCGCGCGGAATGAAGGATTTGGTGATGAACAACCAATTGTGATGCTCATTCATGATTGGAATGGTCTAGGTACCTACGAACAAAAACGTGCTGAGATGTTGGCAACTCAAGGCTATACAGTTTTCGCTGCTGATCTCTACGGCAAAGAACTGCGGCCCACTAACGTTGAAGAATCCCGCGCAGCTAGTGGCAAGTTGTACGGCGATCGCCCTCTGATGCAAGAAAGATTATTCGCAGGTTTAGAAGTTGCGAAAGAACTTGAGGGCGTTGACCCAGAGAAAGTTGCAGTAATGGGTTATTGCTTTGGTGGTTCAGCAATATTGGAACTCGCACGCACTGGTGCAGACTTAGATGGATTTATCTCTTTCCATGGTGGACTCGTTTTACCCGAAGGCCAGGATTACAGCAAAACAACTGGCGAAGTCTTAGTGCTCCATGGCACTGCTGATCCAGTTTCTGGAATGGATGAAGTAACAGCCTTGGCAAAAGATTTAACTGAAGCGAATGTCTCTTACAGCATGGAGCTTTATGGGAATGTTCTCCACTCTTTTACACCTTGGGGTTCCAAAGATTACAACGCAAAAGCTGATACTCAATCTTGGGATGAACTACTTACATTCCTAGATCGTATCTTCTAA
- a CDS encoding cytochrome b: MTTPSAPPKSQTKVSKPRRNSAFQHLMSVHWWMANLYGILFIGGWFMVQFGEGLSFRGSLYNFHKSIGIVTVMLLSWRILVLLRVWWRKYTKHRPKLSRQWFKKVALHTSLYIFMWAVPVTGIFLSNSFKANNVKLFGIVLPDLFPQNDAAIELARSFHFWFAYIFLAFTILHSIDQWKVLRSWWRRTNKWFRKKVLS; the protein is encoded by the coding sequence ATGACGACCCCTTCCGCTCCCCCAAAATCTCAGACTAAAGTTTCTAAACCCCGACGAAATTCAGCATTTCAGCATTTGATGTCTGTGCACTGGTGGATGGCGAATCTCTACGGAATTTTGTTTATCGGCGGGTGGTTTATGGTGCAGTTTGGCGAAGGTCTTTCTTTCCGTGGCTCCCTCTACAATTTCCACAAATCCATCGGTATCGTCACAGTAATGCTGCTAAGTTGGCGCATTTTAGTACTGCTGCGAGTTTGGTGGCGCAAGTATACAAAACATCGCCCCAAGTTATCCCGTCAATGGTTTAAGAAAGTCGCCCTACACACTTCCCTCTACATTTTTATGTGGGCAGTTCCTGTAACGGGGATTTTCCTTTCCAACTCCTTTAAAGCCAATAACGTCAAACTGTTTGGCATCGTATTACCCGACTTATTTCCCCAGAATGATGCCGCAATCGAATTAGCTAGGAGCTTTCATTTTTGGTTCGCTTACATATTCCTTGCATTCACAATTTTGCATAGCATCGACCAATGGAAAGTCCTACGTTCATGGTGGCGACGGACAAATAAGTGGTTTCGCAAGAAAGTTTTAAGTTAG